From the Selenihalanaerobacter shriftii genome, one window contains:
- a CDS encoding OsmC family protein, with translation MTEVNVKWEPGKKFCCTGEGNGKEIVISKDDISATESFLMGLCTCSTINLINILEKMRLDFEDLNVNAEGDITDEGRRYYEKIHMHFEIYGNIPEDKLERALDLAEKNCLIVQTIGPDTEITHSYELK, from the coding sequence ATGACAGAAGTAAATGTAAAATGGGAGCCAGGTAAAAAATTCTGTTGTACTGGTGAGGGAAATGGTAAAGAAATAGTTATCAGTAAGGATGATATTTCGGCAACAGAATCATTTTTGATGGGATTATGTACTTGTAGTACTATTAATCTAATCAATATTTTAGAAAAAATGAGATTAGATTTTGAAGATTTGAATGTCAATGCTGAAGGTGATATTACAGATGAAGGCCGTCGGTATTATGAAAAAATTCATATGCATTTTGAGATTTATGGTAATATTCCAGAGGATAAGTTAGAGCGAGCTTTAGATTTAGCAGAAAAGAATTGTCTTATCGTACAAACAATTGGTCCAGATACCGAAATTACTCATAGTTATGAACTTAAATAA